One region of Drosophila subobscura isolate 14011-0131.10 chromosome J, UCBerk_Dsub_1.0, whole genome shotgun sequence genomic DNA includes:
- the LOC117894423 gene encoding ankyrin repeat and MYND domain-containing protein 2: MAADSKSSQLDDIQQLLLERIAKNDTSGFAQLLGQLKGGGVNFVDDTGMSLLAHASFKGNKEAVQILLDMGADIHLNQHGADYTPLHFAALSGSTHVCRQLLDAGINPGSINSVSRTASQMAAFVGNHACVETINNYVTRSGLEYYTQAHGQQTEPLIPPALLSAFHTFVIEINLHPVRIALNAQALGLLRILSNLRKALSLMCEKEMQKTHDMNELLAFKFHYQGWIVAELIRCEEQFKAQHKEKNGAGEPEVNKNDFIELFVKRVLKENKQGQLDYVEYTLRECAREFPVRECTIFRQIATQFGGKDAPPALVILRNAINGMRGFVDETSYCSTCGQEKPDKKCSKCKAVQYCDRECQRLHWFMHKKNCARLLAASLAGAQVQSKGPIDTSELQEELSKLSA, translated from the exons ATGGCGGCGGACAGCAAGAGCTCCCAACTGGACGACATacagcaactgctgctggagcgcaTAGCCAAGAATGACACGAGTGGATTCGCACAGCTGCTCGGCCAGCTGAAGGGTGGCGGCGTTAACTTTGTGGACGACACGGGCATGTCGCTGCTGGCGCATGCGAGCTTTAAAGGCAACAAAGAGGCGGTGCAAATACTGCTGGACATG GGCGCCGACATCCACTTGAATCAGCACGGGGCTGACTATACACCTTTGCACTTTGCGGCGCTGTCCGGCAGCACTCACGTGTGccggcagctgctggatgctggcaTCAATCCCGGCAGCATCAATAGCGTCTCACGCACCGCCTCACAGATGGCCGCCTTCGTGGGAAACCATGCCTGCGTGGAGACAATCAACAACTACGTGACCAGATCTGGACTGGAGTACTACACACAGGCGCACGGCCAGCAAACGGAGCCGTTAATACCGCCCGCGCTGCTCTCAGCCTTCCACACCTTTGTCATCGAAATCAATCTGCATCCCGTGAGAATCGCCCTGAACGCCCAGGCCCTGGGACTGCTCAGGATACTGAGCAACCTGCGCAAGGCCCTGTCACTGATGTGCGAGAAGGAGATGCAGAAGACACACGACATGAACGAGCTGCTGGCCTTCAAGTTCCACTACCAGGGCTGGATCGTGGCCGAGCTGATCCGCTGCGAGGAGCAGTTCAAGGCACAGCACAAGGAGAAGAACGGCGCAGGCGAGCCGGAGGTCAACAAGAACGACTTTATCGAGCTGTTCGTGAAGCGGGTGCTCAAGGAGAACAAACAGGGCCAGCTGGACTACGTGGAGTACACGCTAAGGGAGTGTGCGCGAGAGTTTCCCGTGCGGGAGTGCACCATCTTCAGGCAGATAGCCACGCAATTTGGAGGCAAGGATGCCCCGCCCGCCCTGGTTATCCTGCGCAATGCCATCAACGGAATGCGCGGCTTTGTG GACGAAACGAGCTACTGCAGCACCTGTGGACAGGAGAAGCCTGACAAGAAGTGCTCCAAGTGCAAGGCCGTCCAATATTGCGATCGAGAGTGCCAGCGCCTGCACTGGTTCATGCACAAGAAGAATTGTGCCCGGCTTTTGGCTGCCTCCCTGGCTGGGGCCCAGGTCCAGTCGAAGGGTCCCATTGATACCTCAGAGCTTCAGGAGGAGCTGTCCAAGCTGTCGGCGTAA
- the LOC117894424 gene encoding 1,2-dihydroxy-3-keto-5-methylthiopentene dioxygenase: MVKVWFMDNEQETDQRLEHHRSPPAYLELPELYQKTGVEYFKINADDYQNDAILGELRAKRGYTYDDEITCSEKCLPDYANKLKNFFTEHLHTDEEIRLVLDGSGYFDVRDNDEQWLRIQVVKGDLIIIPAGIYHRFTLDSNNFTKARRYFVGEPVWTPHNRPADDLDCRKSYLKHQAENFVQFNQA, encoded by the exons atggTGAAAGTGTGGTTTATGGACAACGAGCAGGAGACCGATCAGCGGTTGGAGCATCATCGCAGTCCCCCGGCCTATCTAGAGCTGCCTGAACTGTACCAAAAGACCGGCGTGGAGTATTTCAAG ATCAACGCTGACGACTATCAGAACGACGCAATTTTGGGGGAGCTGCGGGCCAAACGTGGCTACACCTACGATGATGAG ATCACCTGCTCAGAGAAGTGCCTGCCGGACTATGCCAACAAACTGAAGAACTTCTTTACGGAACACTTGCACACAGACGAGGAGATACGCTTGGTGTTGGATGGATCCGGATACTTTGATGTCCGCGACAACGATGAGCAGTGGCTGAGGATTCAAGTGGTCAAGGGAGATTTGATTATTATCCCTGCGGGCATTTATCATCGCTTCACATTGGACTCTAAT AACTTTACCAAAGCCCGTCGCTATTTTGTTGGAGAACCCGTCTGGACGCCGCATAATCGTCCCGCAGATGATTTGGACTGCCGCAAGTCCTACCTGAAGCATCAAGCCGAAAACTTTGTGCAATTTAACCAAGCCTag